In Arachis hypogaea cultivar Tifrunner chromosome 2, arahy.Tifrunner.gnm2.J5K5, whole genome shotgun sequence, a genomic segment contains:
- the LOC112731374 gene encoding uncharacterized protein, which translates to MSAAVCGSKRSFFEELPPSPPLSKKLRYSSPIRFAPPSLIDHLRTFFPHMDDLVLERALEECGNDLDAAIKRLNELCLGTTDGNTGTAEEPQVEVNADTDKLEDDGLASASASDNLPAVDNLPKDGAEWVEFFVREMMVATSVDDARARAARMLEALEKSISARVSAEATNVQKENLLLKEQIQVLIKERNSFKNAFRIQHERFSDYDEKNQELQHLKQLVSQYQEQIRTLEVNNYALAMHLKQAQQNNRFPGHFPPDVF; encoded by the exons ATGTCTGCTGCCGTGTGCGGAAGCAAGAGATCTTTCTTCGAAGAACTTCCCCCTTCGCCGCCGCTCTCCAAGAAGCTCCGTTATTCATCACCGATTCGATTCGCTCCTCCTTCTCTCATTGATCACCTTCGAACCTTTTTCCCTCACATGGATGATCtg GTTCTAGAGAGAGCACTTGAGGAATGTGGCAATGATctagatgctgccatcaagaggCTGAACGAGCTTTGCTTGGGGACTACTGATGGAAATACTGGAACTGCTGAAGAACCACAAGTTGAAGTTAATGCGGATACAG ATAAGTTGGAAGATGATGGgcttgcttctgcttctgcttctgataACTTGCCTGCAGTGGACAACCTTCCTAAAGATGGTGCAGAATGGGTCGAATTTTTCGTACGAGAAATGATGGTTGCTACTAGTGTTGATGATGCTAGAGCTCGAGCTGCTAGAATGCTGGAAGCTCTGGAGAAATCAATAAGTGCCCGTGTAAGCGCTGAAGCAACAAATGTTCAGAAG GAGAATTTGTTGCTAAAGGAGCAAATTCAGGTGCTGATTAAGGAAAGAAATTCTTTCAAAAATGCGTTTAGAATCCAGCATGAGCGTTTTTCTGATTATGATGAAAAGAACCAAGAGTTGCAGCATTTGAAGCAGTTAGTATCTCAATATCAAGAACAGATCAGAACTCTTGAG GTGAACAACTATGCTTTGGCAATGCATTTGAAGCAAGCTCAACAGAACAACCGCTTTCCAGGGCATTTCCCTCCTGATGTCTTCTAA
- the LOC112731390 gene encoding PTI1-like tyrosine-protein kinase At3g15890 isoform X1, with protein MALWLCCGNGKKRGKEHATWRVFSLKELQSATNNFNYDNKLGEGGFGSVYWGQLWDGSQIAVKRLKVWSNKADMEFAVEVEILARVRHRNLLSLRGYCAEGQERLIVYDYMPNLSLLSHLHGSHSSECLLDWKRRMDIAIGSAEGIVYLHHQATPHIIHRDIKASNVLLDSDFQARVADFGFAKLIPDGATHVTTKVKGTLGYLAPEYAMLGKANESCDVYSFGILLLELASGKKPIEKLSSAVKRPIVDWALPLVCERKFSELADPRLNGEYVEEELKRVVFTALICAQNQPEKRPTMLDVVELLKGESKDKISQIENSELFKSHPAVENSDPKSGTEDDGSDLILEVKESKHDLKENTGE; from the exons ATGGCTCTTTGGTTATGCTGCGGAAATGG CAAGAAACGAGGGAAAGAACACGCGACGTGGCGTGTGTTTTCTTTGAAGGAATTACAGTCTGCTACAAATAATTTTAACTATGATAACAAGCTTGGAGAAGGGGGCTTTGGCAGTGTGTATTGGGGCCAACTTTGGGACGGATCGCAA ATCGCAGTCAAGAGATTGAAAGTTTGGAGCAACAAAGCTGACATGGAATTTGCCGTTGAAGTTGAAATATTGGCAAGAGTTCGGCACAGGAATCTTCTTAGTCTACGTGGCTATTGTGCTGAAGGGCAGGAACGGTTGATTGTATATGATTATATGCCGAATCTGAGCTTGCTCTCTCATCTACATGGATCGCACTCGTCAGAATGCCTTCTTGATTGGAAACGGCGGATGGATATTGCAATTGGATCTGCTGAGGGGATTGT ATATCTTCACCACCAAGCAACACCGCATATCATCCACAGGGATATCAAGGCAAGCAACGTTTTGCTAGACTCGGATTTCCAGGCCCGGGTTGCTGATTTTGGTTTTGCTAAGTTGATACCTGATGGTGCAACGCACGTGACTACAAAAGTTAAGGGTACCCTCGGATACCTCGCCCCAGAATACGCCATGTTAGGCAAAGCAAATGAGAGTTGTGATGTCTATAGTTTTGGTATTCTCCTTCTAGAACTTGCTAGCGGCAAGAAACCAATTGAAAAGCTTAGTTCGGCAGTTAAGCGGCCAATAGTTGATTGGGCACTGCCATTGGTATGCGAAAGGAAATTTAGTGAACTCGCTGATCCACGACTAAACGGTGAGTATGTGGAGGAAGAGCTTAAAAGGGTTGTTTTTACTGCGCTGATATGCGCTCAAAATCAACCTGAGAAGAGACCTACCATGCTTGATGTCGTTGAACTGCTAAAGGGAGAATCTAAAGACAAAATTTCTCAGATAGAGAATAGTGAATTATTCAAAAGCCATCCAGCCGTAGAAAACAGTGATCCGAAATCTGGGACCGAAGATGACGGTTCAGACTTAATCTTGGAGGTAAAAGAATCAAAACATGACTTGAAAGAGAATACCGGTGAATGA
- the LOC112731390 gene encoding PTI1-like tyrosine-protein kinase At3g15890 isoform X2 encodes MLICVHLQIAVKRLKVWSNKADMEFAVEVEILARVRHRNLLSLRGYCAEGQERLIVYDYMPNLSLLSHLHGSHSSECLLDWKRRMDIAIGSAEGIVYLHHQATPHIIHRDIKASNVLLDSDFQARVADFGFAKLIPDGATHVTTKVKGTLGYLAPEYAMLGKANESCDVYSFGILLLELASGKKPIEKLSSAVKRPIVDWALPLVCERKFSELADPRLNGEYVEEELKRVVFTALICAQNQPEKRPTMLDVVELLKGESKDKISQIENSELFKSHPAVENSDPKSGTEDDGSDLILEVKESKHDLKENTGE; translated from the exons ATGTTGATCTGTGTACACTTGCAGATCGCAGTCAAGAGATTGAAAGTTTGGAGCAACAAAGCTGACATGGAATTTGCCGTTGAAGTTGAAATATTGGCAAGAGTTCGGCACAGGAATCTTCTTAGTCTACGTGGCTATTGTGCTGAAGGGCAGGAACGGTTGATTGTATATGATTATATGCCGAATCTGAGCTTGCTCTCTCATCTACATGGATCGCACTCGTCAGAATGCCTTCTTGATTGGAAACGGCGGATGGATATTGCAATTGGATCTGCTGAGGGGATTGT ATATCTTCACCACCAAGCAACACCGCATATCATCCACAGGGATATCAAGGCAAGCAACGTTTTGCTAGACTCGGATTTCCAGGCCCGGGTTGCTGATTTTGGTTTTGCTAAGTTGATACCTGATGGTGCAACGCACGTGACTACAAAAGTTAAGGGTACCCTCGGATACCTCGCCCCAGAATACGCCATGTTAGGCAAAGCAAATGAGAGTTGTGATGTCTATAGTTTTGGTATTCTCCTTCTAGAACTTGCTAGCGGCAAGAAACCAATTGAAAAGCTTAGTTCGGCAGTTAAGCGGCCAATAGTTGATTGGGCACTGCCATTGGTATGCGAAAGGAAATTTAGTGAACTCGCTGATCCACGACTAAACGGTGAGTATGTGGAGGAAGAGCTTAAAAGGGTTGTTTTTACTGCGCTGATATGCGCTCAAAATCAACCTGAGAAGAGACCTACCATGCTTGATGTCGTTGAACTGCTAAAGGGAGAATCTAAAGACAAAATTTCTCAGATAGAGAATAGTGAATTATTCAAAAGCCATCCAGCCGTAGAAAACAGTGATCCGAAATCTGGGACCGAAGATGACGGTTCAGACTTAATCTTGGAGGTAAAAGAATCAAAACATGACTTGAAAGAGAATACCGGTGAATGA
- the LOC140180900 gene encoding UPF0481 protein At3g47200-like — MRDQHTLYKDINNKRRSLHLRKYRIGTIRELKAAGIRARKLSDNNSVFPSFKDGMLHLPKLIVDGSTAHIFLNLVAYDMCPDFRNHFEISSFLVFMNVKELRLADIIINELASDKEVADLFNKMDSILVPETPLFGHVRDQINSHFKSKRGRIIMLSWMGEASNTFFRSPWTIIALFAATLGLVLTFIQTWFAIHPKAS; from the coding sequence ATGAGAGACCAACACACATTGTATAAGGATATCAACAACAAGAGGAGATCCCTGCACCTCAGGAAATATCGAATTGGGACCATACGGGAGCTCAAGGCAGCCGGGATTCGTGCCAGAAAACTTTCCGACAACAACTCAGTCTTCCCTAGCTTCAAAGATGGGATGCTGCACCTTCCAAAACTCATAGTGGATGGCTCAACGGCTCATATCTTCCTCAACCTTGTAGCCTATGATATGTGTCCTGATTTTCGAAACCACTTCGAGATCAGCTCATTTTTAGTCTTCATGAATGTGAAGGAACTCAGATTAGCTGACATAATTATCAATGAACTTGCCAGTGACAAAGAAGTAGCAGATCTGTTTAATAAGATGGACAGCATTCTTGTGCCTGAGACACCATTGTTCGGCCACGTTAGAGACCAGATCAATTCACATTTTAAGTCCAAACGAGGCAGGATCATAATGCTGTCTTGGATGGGAGAGGCCTCTAACACCTTTTTTCGCTCGCCATGGACCATCATCGCCTTGTTTGCTGCCACTCTTGGTCTTGTTCTTACATTCATCCAAACATGGTTTGCTATCCACCCTAAAGCTTCATAA
- the LOC112731416 gene encoding phosphatidylcholine:diacylglycerol cholinephosphotransferase 1 produces MDGGAPTFSADSAAAAATIAKTETQTPALANGTVKRRNGGNNRTEEAANGVKVMAAKKALHYYSYSRPSFLKWRLQDAVHVATHHWMPCLFAVGLLFFMAVEYTLRMVPPSSPPFDLGFIATRSLHHLLQDSPNLNTGLAFLNTVFVGMQMIYIMGAWLIEGRPRATISALFMFTCRGILGYSTQLPLPQGFLGSGVDFPVGNVSFFLFFSGHVAGSVIASLDMRRMKRQELAWLFDVLNLLQAVRLLGTRGHYTIDLAVGVGAGILFDSLAGKYEEFSHTKLLSRNLCEKVQCC; encoded by the exons ATGGACGGTGGTGCACCCACTTTCTCTGCTGATTCCGCCGCCGCAGCCGCCACCATAGCTAAGACAGAGACACAAACACCAGCATTAGCTAACGGAACCGTTAAGCGAAGGAACGGCGGTAATAACCGAACGGAAGAAGCAGCTAACGGCGTTAAAGTGATGGCAGCGAAGAAGGCGTTGCATTACTATTCTTACTCTCGACCCTCGTTCTTGAAGTGGAGACTGCAGGATGCTGTACACGTGGCGACACACCATTGGATGCCGTGTTTGTTCGCGGTGGGGTTGCTGTTCTTCATGGCCGTGGAGTACACGCTCCGAATGgttcctccttcttctcctccgTTTGATTTAGGGTTCATCGCCACGCGCTCACTCCACCACCTGCTTCAAGATTCTCCTAATCTCAACACCGGTTTGGCCTTCCTCAATACG GTATTTGTAGGAATGCAAATGATTTATATCATGGGGGCATGGTTGATTGAAGGAAGACCAAGAGCAACGATCTCAGCACTATTCATGTTCACATGTCGTGGGATTTTGGGTTATTCCACACAGCTTCCATTGCCACAG GGGTTTCTGGGTTCCGGGGTGGATTTCCCCGTTGGGAACGTAtcgttcttcttgttcttctctgGCCACGTGGCGGGATCAGTGATCGCGTCACTGGACATGAGGAGAATGAAGAGGCAGGAGCTGGCGTGGTTGTTCGACGTGCTGAATTTGTTGCAAGCAGTGAGGTTGTTAGGGACAAGGGGCCATTACACCATTGATTTGGCAGTTGGTGTTGGGGCTGGGATTCTCTTTGATTCTCTTGCAGGCAAGTACGAGGAGTTTAGCCACACCAAGTTATTAAGCCGAAATTTGTGTGAAAAAGTGCAATGTTGttga
- the LOC112731448 gene encoding protein POST-ILLUMINATION CHLOROPHYLL FLUORESCENCE INCREASE, chloroplastic, with the protein MMAATTNVSMFGYSTQPCVSPTTIQNTLANNFLNVSLPRCYYPMKKRHVKPSKRISAAAAAVETTPYQEIQEYKLPSWAMFELGRAPVYWKTMNGLPPTSGEKLKLFYNPAAAQLSPNEEFGVAFNGGFNQPIMCGGEPRAMLRKDRGKADRPIYTIQICIPKHALNLIFSFTNGVDWDGPYRLQFQVPKSFQNKPIEFFNEGLAEELSKDGACEKAIFPDTSVVMTRCAITGNLSLEGADRCNLDLVPGCTDPNSIEFNPLATFDDGTCPIDADSDPED; encoded by the exons ATGATGGCTGCAACAACAAATGTATCAATGTTTGGTTATTCCACGCAACCTTGTGTTTCTCCTACCACCATTCAAAACACGCTTG CCAATAATTTTCTCAATGTTTCACTACCAAGATGTTATTACCCCATGAAGAAGAGACATGTGAAACCAAGTAAAAGGATtagtgctgctgctgctgctgttgaaACAACTCCGTATCAGGAAATTCAGGA gtacAAGCTTCCATCATGGGCCATGTTTGAACTTGGGAGGGCACCTGTATATTGGAAAACCATGAATGGCCTCCCTCCAACTTCA ggagaaaagctaaagcttttttacAATCCAGCAGCAGCTCAACTTTCACCTAATGAAGAATTTGGAGTTGCTTTTAATG GAGGTTTTAATCAGCCAATTATGTGTGGTGGTGAGCCAAGGGCTATGCTAAGAAAAGACAGAGGCAAAGCTGATAGGCCAATTTATACCATCCAAATATGCATTCCTAAGCATG CTTTGAACTTGATCTTCTCATTCACAAACGGAGTGGACTGGGATGGTCCTTATAGGTTGCAGTTTCAAGTTCCCAAAAGTTTTCAGAACAAGCCAATTGAATTCTTTAATGAG GGATTGGCAGAGGAACTGAGTAAAGATGGAGCATGTGAAAAAGCAATATTCCCAGACACAAGTGTAGTCATGACCAGATGTGCTATAACTGGTAACTTATCATTAGAAGGG GCTGATAGATGCAATCTAGATCTTGTTCCAGGGTGCACAGATCCTAACTCAATAGAGTTCAACCCACTAGCCACTTTTGATGATGGAACATGCCCCATTGATGCTGATTCTGACCCTGAGGATTag
- the LOC112731432 gene encoding palmitoyl-monogalactosyldiacylglycerol delta-7 desaturase, chloroplastic — MALITSQPKHPLLNQITTVHCAIPRLNRTVIGLGSFTNNVKTIKVCNFDSNPRKFSLQNHNFITYKNNKKPITIAEQEEQEQGPLRNQRRILLSDVVVERERNVLFGRKWNSLDVGTAGVVLAMHVLSLFAPFQFNFHALCVALSLYVVTGLFGITLSFHRNLSHRSFKLPKWLEYTFAYCGVLALQGNPIDWVSTHRYHHQFCDSERDPHSPTEGFWFSHMSWLFDTNSIIERCGETNNVGDLEKQSFYRFIRSSYIVHPLALGALLYAIGGFPFLVWGMGVRIVWVYHITWLVNSACHVWGNQAWNTKDLSRNNWWVALLAFGEGWHNNHHAFEYSARHGLEWWQLDMTWYVVRFLQAIGLATHVKLPSQSHKQKLAFNE; from the exons atggCTCTGATCACATCACAGCCTAAACACCCTCTTCTTAACCAAATTACCACTGTTCACTGTGCAATTCCAAGGTTGAACAGAACTGTGATTGGTCTTGGATCCTTCACAAACAATGTTAAAACCATTAAAGTTTGTAACTTTGACTCAAACCCAAGAAAATTCAGTCTTCAAAATCACAACTTTATTACCTATAAAAATAACAAGAAGCCAATAACAATAGCagaacaagaagaacaagagCAAGGGCCATTGAGGAATCAGAGAAGGATTCTGCTATCTGATGTGGTtgtggagagagagaggaatGTGTTATTTGGAAGGAAATGGAACTCACTGGATGTTGGAACTGCTGGTGTTGTTCTTGCCATGCATGTTCTTAGTCTCTTTGCACCATTTCAATTCAATTTCCATGCTCTTTGTGTTGCTTTGTCTTTGTATGTTGTGACTGGTCTATTTGGTATCACACTCTCTTTCCATAGAAACCTTTCTCATAGGAGCTTCAAGCTTcccaaatggcttgaatatacATTTGCCTATTGTGGAGTTCTTGCTCTTCAg ggtAACCCAATTGATTGGGTTAGCACTCATAGGTACCATCACCAATTCTGTGATTCAGAGAGAGACCCTCATAGCCCCACTGAAGGATTCTGGTTCAGCCATATGAGTTGGCTATTTGATACAAATTCTATCATAGAAAGG TGTGGGGAGACAAACAATGTTGGTGATTTAGAGAAACAATCTTTTTATAGGTTTATAAGAAGTAGTTACATTGTTCATCCACTTGCTTTGGGAGCTCTTCTTTATGCCATTGGAGgatttccttttcttgtttgggGAATG GGTGTGAGGATTGTTTGGGTGTACCACATAACTTGGTTGGTAAATTCAGCTTGCCATGTATGGGGGAATCAAGCATGGAACACCAAGGACTTATCCAGAAACAATTG GTGGGTGGCATTGCTTGCATTTGGTGAAGGTTGGCACAATAACCACCATGCATTTGAGTATTCAGCTAGACATGGCTTAGAGTGGTGGCAATTGGACATGACTTGGTATGTGGTTAGGTTCTTGCAAGCAATTGGATTGGCCACTCATGTCAAGCTACCCTCTCAAAGTCACAAGCAAAAATTGGCATTCAATGAATAA